Proteins encoded by one window of Salvia splendens isolate huo1 chromosome 14, SspV2, whole genome shotgun sequence:
- the LOC121765081 gene encoding uncharacterized protein LOC121765081 produces MPSVGMRRSTRVFGTRVLRSGRRLWTEPHEGGKDVRAVHGENKFPELLDHSADGGGRHRELWLEDETGALLEVSTEPKMEERETDGMKEKNVDRRFGIVYLRKRKRAELTTAEIVEDGRFAKKYARKQWRKRCRISESYGDCGGLWYSHRTRRLAIVVNESSYDCYYWVTCFLTTLLSYMTRFRVGMRQLSSFMLSRPMCDAYSSRGMLFLQEPITAEKPCVCIVTGWGSTMPLFSVNIFASPPFFMHIQTSMFLRSVGSDCLLDRQYENDEEVIDLADDAEQPSVQLLRDDQECAHEASQMSTESEISHHSVAASDNDTLGGKLLGQSPVGFPKSGLRNLQLRNSRSIQKRRSSLRRKRGRPPSAFRSQKGKGALASELFRIRHDSSQFPAASRSRLHRSPDTRRSATNIRELKSATRAATQDICATSCSANLLITDTDKCYRVEGATVALETSACKQWLLSVTKDGVKQCSLVAQKAMRPSSSNRFTHAVLWAGDSSFKLEFPDKQDWLVFKELYKECSDRNMQSAAATTAIPIPGVQEVAVLNDQYVPFVRPESYITFKNDELFRALMKNTANYDMDSEDEEWLGKLKSEFYGGNEPQEFITSENFELVIDALEKYLHSNPDEHVDEQASYEFCMHLERKEVIKAIYKYWTRKRKQKRSALVRVFQLYQPRRSQVIPKSVLRKKRSFKRQASQGGRGKQRPILKAIAAEQDALQQKNNVHKLQEAKAAANKYEDLASQKRQRAQMLMENADLATYKAMMALRIAEAAEADETPERAASLFLD; encoded by the exons ATGCCTTCAGTGGGAATGAGAAGAAGCACAAGGGTGTTTGGGACACGAGTTCTGCGTTCAGGGAGGAGGCTGTGGACAGAGCCTCATGAGGGTGGGAAAGACGTGAGGGCAGTTCACGGGGAGAATAAGTTCCCGGAGCTTCTAGACCACTCTGCTGATGGTGGTGGCCGTCACAGAGAGCTGTGGCTGGAAGATGAAACAGGTGCCTTACTTGAGGTGAGTACAGAGCCTAAAATGGAAGAGCGTGAAACGGAtggtatgaaggagaaaaatgtgGACAGGAGGTTTGGGATTGTGTACctgagaaagagaaagagggcagagttgacAACTGCTGAAATTGTTGAAGATGGACGGTTTGCAAAGAAGTATGCGAGAAAACAATGGAGGAAACGATGTAGAATTTCTGAATCCTATGGTGACTGTGGAGGCTTATGGTATTCTCATAGGACTCGGAGACTTGCTATTGTTGTGAACGAGTCTTCTTATGATTGTTATTACTGGGTTACTTGCTTCTTGACCACTCTGCTCAGCTATATGACTAGGTTCAGAGTCGGAATGAGGCAGTTGTCCTCGTTTATGTTGTCAAGACCAATGTGCGATGCCTATTCCTCACGTGGAATGCTTTTTCTCCAG GAACCTATTACTGCTGAGAAACCTTGTGTCTGTATAGTTACTGGATGGGGATCTACGATGCCATTGTTTTCTGTTAATATTTTTGCAAGCCCACCTTTCTTTATGCACATACAAACAAGTATGTTTCTTAGATCTGTGGGATCAGATTGCCTGCTAGACCGACAATATGAGAATGACGAGGAAGTGATAGATTTAGCCGATGATGCTGAACAACCCTCGGTTCAACTTCTGAGAGACGACCAAGAATGTGCTCATGAAGCATCTCAAATGTCGACAGAAAGTGAAATATCTCACCATAGCGTGGCAGCATCTGATAATGATACTCTGGGAGGGAAACTGTTGGGGCAGTCTCCTGTTGGATTTCCTAAATCTGGTCTTCGAAATTTGCAGTTGAGAAACAGCCGTAGTATCCAGAAAAGGCGGAGTTCTCTGAGGCGTAAGAGAGGTAGACCGCCATCTGCTTTTCGATCTCAGAAGGGTAAGGGTGCTTTAGCTTCAGAGCTTTTCAGGATTAGACATGACAGTTCCCAATTCCCTGCCGCATCTCGCAGTCGTCTACACAGAAGTCCCGATACGAGGAGATCGGCAACAAACATCAGAGAGCTGAAATCTGCTACGAGGGCAGCAACACAGGATATATGCGCCACCAGCTGTTCAGCAAACCTGTTGATCACCGACACTGACAAGTGCTATAGGGTGGAAGGTGCCACTGTTGCTCTAGAAACATCCGCTTGTAAACAATGGCTACTCTCTGTTACCAAGGACGGAGTGAAGCAATGCAGTCTTGTTGCACAGAAGGCTATGAGGCCGTCTTCTTCTAACCGCTTCACGCATGCTGTATTATGGGCTGGTGATAGTAGTTTCAAGCTCGAGTTTCCTGATAAACAAGATTGGTTGGTTTTCAAGGAACTATACAAGGAATGCTCTGACCGGAACATGCAGTCCGCTGCAGCCACTACCGCAATTCCCATACCTGGGGTGCAAGAAGTAGCCGTTCTCAATGATCAGTACGTCCCTTTTGTGAGGCCAGAGTCGTACATTACTTTCAAAAATGATGAGCTATTTAGGGCTTTGATGAAGAATACTGCCAACTATGATATGGACTCCGAGGATGAGGAATGGCTGGGAAAACTCAAAAGCGAGTTTTATGGGGGAAATGAGCCTCAAGAATTTATCACGTCTGAGAATTTTGAATTGGTGATTGATGCTCTGGAAAAATATCTTCACTCCAATCCAGACGAGCATGTAGACGAGCAGGCATCCTATGAATTCTGTATGCATCTGGAAAGAAAAGAAGTCATCAAGGCTATCTATAAGTACTGGACTAGAAAGAGGAAGCAGAAACGATCGGCTTTAGTAAGGGTTTTCCAG CTCTACCAGCCTAGAAGAAGTCAAGTAATCCCAAAATCTGTTTTAAGGAAGAAACGATCATTTAAAAGGCAAGCAAGCCAGGGTGGGAGAGGCAAACAACGGCCTATATTGAAAG